In Psychrobacter sp. JCM 18902, a single window of DNA contains:
- a CDS encoding McrB family protein: MPDTSIHAPTNIIYTGVAGTGKTYRLLQIAKRYTDYLPRADEADMLGQLLQELSWREIVCLVLLDFQSKHQDLVKVPEIVNHAFFVAKAAQNAREKNLSNTAWSVLQMHSPTNSKTVTYKNRASQAYFDKDEGGAWYLLPESFELLTELSQQLAEFQQAQRDNSVNQSQANPNKGFSQQRFTMVSFHQAYGYEEFVEGIRPVMAASNHTMNSSSQMNYAIQDGAFLKLCQRAANDPEQCYAILIDEINRANVSRVFGELLSLIEPDKRAGMANAMTVHLAYSGRAFSIPANIDIYATMNTQDHSLAPLDMALRRRFRFIECPPQPELLPIIHVPQNSETDSPATVDLAKLLAGLNNRITQTLGMEAQLGHAFLWSVTDLGQLQAVLVEQIIPQLMQATGGQEGTLQYIFRDEQQPLRAQFIHDSHASINNSVNDQVNANSQNPLFTGQNAFFGQSMSTAGYRINTDLIARVGEFAKPTVYQRLYP; encoded by the coding sequence ATGCCTGACACGTCAATTCATGCGCCGACCAATATCATTTATACAGGCGTTGCTGGTACGGGGAAAACCTATCGACTGTTACAAATTGCTAAGCGATATACCGACTATCTGCCGAGAGCCGATGAGGCAGATATGTTGGGGCAGCTATTGCAAGAGCTTAGCTGGCGTGAAATCGTATGCTTGGTACTTTTGGATTTCCAATCTAAACACCAAGACTTGGTAAAAGTGCCTGAAATCGTCAATCATGCGTTCTTTGTCGCGAAAGCGGCGCAGAATGCACGCGAAAAAAACTTAAGCAATACGGCTTGGTCTGTCCTTCAAATGCATAGCCCTACCAATTCAAAAACTGTGACTTATAAAAACCGTGCCAGCCAAGCCTATTTTGATAAAGATGAGGGTGGTGCGTGGTATTTGCTGCCAGAAAGCTTTGAGTTATTAACAGAGCTATCGCAGCAACTTGCCGAATTTCAGCAAGCGCAGCGTGATAACAGTGTCAACCAAAGCCAAGCAAACCCAAATAAAGGTTTTAGCCAGCAGCGTTTTACCATGGTCAGCTTCCATCAAGCGTATGGCTATGAAGAGTTTGTCGAAGGCATTCGTCCTGTCATGGCAGCGTCTAATCATACAATGAATAGCTCATCTCAAATGAATTACGCCATTCAGGATGGTGCATTCTTAAAATTGTGTCAACGGGCAGCAAATGATCCAGAGCAGTGTTATGCCATTTTAATTGATGAGATCAATCGCGCCAACGTGTCACGAGTATTTGGCGAGCTACTCAGTCTAATTGAGCCAGACAAACGGGCTGGCATGGCAAACGCGATGACTGTTCATTTGGCCTATTCTGGACGGGCTTTTAGCATCCCTGCCAACATCGATATTTATGCCACGATGAACACCCAAGATCACTCGTTAGCACCACTTGATATGGCATTACGTCGGCGCTTTCGTTTTATCGAATGTCCACCGCAACCAGAATTATTACCTATTATTCATGTACCCCAAAACTCAGAAACTGACAGTCCAGCAACGGTAGATTTGGCAAAGCTCTTAGCTGGTTTGAATAATCGCATCACGCAAACATTGGGAATGGAAGCGCAGTTGGGTCATGCTTTTTTATGGTCAGTGACGGATCTGGGACAATTGCAAGCGGTGTTGGTCGAACAAATCATTCCGCAGTTAATGCAAGCGACGGGTGGGCAAGAGGGTACTTTGCAATATATCTTTAGAGACGAGCAGCAGCCACTGCGAGCGCAGTTTATTCATGATAGCCATGCATCGATCAATAATAGTGTGAATGACCAAGTGAATGCTAATAGTCAAAATCCGCTGTTTACTGGTCAAAACGCATTTTTCGGTCAGTCTATGAGCACAGCTGGCTATAGGATAAATACCGACCTCATCGCAAGGGTAGGCGAGTTTGCCAAACCCACTGTCTATCAACGTTTATATCCATAA
- a CDS encoding AraC family transcriptional regulator — MDALSVLLQNVHLFETKYYRLNGTGNWSYSITRQDTILFYLVMSGSFCIDVGNGLRQAHAGDMIMIPSAHKHVSYALDHNGDDALPLDELLTHCKENTLDIDGNGDPNSSLILIECKYDKEMIRPLLSVLPAILPEINDESDGRFEVIDVEIKLLTLEAERERMGKTAIINHWASIMMIECLRVYIESLPEATENWLKAMKDPFLTKALAAMHQAPNQNWTIHKLAEVAGMSRSSFAQRFKDTVGMPPLTYLIDYRLRLAARYLRLQQNSIGRISELVGYASDSTFSQAFKRVYGVSPKAYRQQYQQENIA, encoded by the coding sequence ATGGACGCATTGAGCGTATTGCTACAAAACGTGCATTTGTTTGAAACCAAGTATTATCGTTTGAATGGGACTGGTAATTGGTCTTATTCCATCACTAGACAAGATACGATTTTGTTTTATTTAGTGATGTCTGGGAGCTTTTGTATCGACGTCGGCAATGGTTTGCGACAGGCGCATGCAGGCGATATGATTATGATTCCCAGTGCCCATAAGCATGTGAGCTATGCCTTAGATCATAATGGTGACGATGCGCTACCGCTGGATGAGTTGCTGACTCATTGTAAGGAAAACACCCTTGATATCGATGGCAACGGTGATCCTAACTCGTCTTTGATATTGATTGAATGCAAGTATGACAAAGAAATGATACGTCCTTTGCTGTCTGTGCTGCCTGCGATTTTGCCTGAAATCAACGATGAGTCTGACGGTAGGTTTGAGGTCATTGATGTCGAGATTAAGCTGCTGACCTTAGAAGCCGAGCGTGAGCGCATGGGCAAGACCGCGATCATCAATCATTGGGCAAGTATTATGATGATTGAATGTTTGCGGGTTTATATTGAAAGTTTGCCTGAGGCCACAGAAAATTGGCTAAAAGCCATGAAAGATCCGTTTTTGACCAAGGCGTTAGCAGCGATGCATCAAGCGCCCAATCAAAACTGGACCATTCATAAGCTGGCTGAAGTCGCAGGAATGTCACGCTCAAGCTTTGCGCAGCGCTTTAAAGATACAGTTGGTATGCCGCCGCTGACCTATCTCATTGATTATCGCTTGCGCTTGGCGGCCCGTTATCTACGCTTGCAGCAAAACAGTATTGGCCGTATCAGTGAGTTGGTTGGCTATGCGTCAGACTCGACCTTTAGTCAAGCATTCAAGCGCGTTTATGGGGTATCACCAAAAGCCTATCGCCAACAATATCAACAAGAAAACATCGCATAA
- the dsbD gene encoding protein-disulfide reductase DsbD, translated as MSIKTIEKKPSLTVHRSSKKSYLLAFAVSSSSLFTGLAAMPMMTHAAGLGDLFSSDKNAAQTKFLSVDKAFQVSDSSKATNNGTRLAINFDITPEHYVYKDQIKLTLPAGVTAAPFTFSQKPVSIDDPTFGKVLVFDQANMVATTTLSSSNGKSVNDAAVVIGWQGCAKAGLCYPPEKIKTTIDIAATTPQIAGDSASTSTQEVANKNLTDNDSTTEPSATVADSLAAEQALTDDGVIDYALLDDEALEGELGATNTISGADEQGVDGTATSEVSATTNNTVAGDNATDSDPFGLASHPWLALVLLFLAGLGLALTPCVLPMLPIVANIVAREENPTVKRGVILTTSYAIGVATAYGILGAVIAVFGESLGIIGWLQNPIILIGFAIVFVLLALYMLGVFSIRLPRFISNKMQGLSQAGDSKLGSTGGSLIAGFLSALVVSPCVSAPLFGALLAVSTIGSPLLGFAALFMLGFGLSAPLILIGATQGKIMPKAGAWMNWVKQGFALLLFAVALLLIERVFISPVMLMLWALWFMVVAMWAWSWLGKGRMLTQALGLIAGIWATCLIIGAALGNDDSLHPLASLSAAPMMQTTGQPAMSNTTDKTVTTLTELDAIIAANPKVLVDVTAEWCIECRIMDKNLFHNRPAQMQDWQLVRLDITETTDDSKAILARYKLFGPPALLYYQNGQLTNQQVGEIDRPEFEQTLTMLNN; from the coding sequence ATGTCCATCAAGACAATAGAAAAAAAACCATCGCTAACGGTACATCGCTCGTCCAAAAAATCTTATCTACTAGCATTTGCGGTCTCTAGTAGCTCGTTGTTTACAGGACTGGCTGCGATGCCCATGATGACTCATGCGGCAGGGCTAGGTGATTTATTTAGCAGTGATAAAAATGCGGCACAGACGAAGTTCTTATCAGTGGACAAAGCTTTCCAAGTCAGTGATAGCAGTAAAGCTACCAATAATGGCACGCGCTTAGCCATTAACTTTGACATTACGCCTGAGCATTATGTTTATAAAGACCAAATCAAACTGACGTTGCCAGCTGGCGTGACCGCTGCGCCTTTTACCTTTAGTCAAAAGCCAGTGTCAATCGATGATCCAACATTCGGAAAAGTATTGGTGTTTGACCAAGCGAATATGGTGGCTACGACGACTTTGAGCAGTAGTAATGGTAAAAGCGTCAACGATGCCGCCGTGGTGATTGGCTGGCAAGGTTGTGCCAAAGCAGGGCTATGCTATCCACCTGAAAAAATCAAAACGACAATTGATATCGCTGCTACAACGCCACAAATTGCAGGAGATAGCGCCAGTACTTCTACTCAAGAGGTTGCTAATAAAAATCTGACAGATAATGACAGCACCACCGAGCCAAGTGCGACGGTTGCCGATAGTCTTGCAGCAGAGCAAGCGCTGACTGATGATGGGGTGATTGATTACGCCTTGTTGGATGATGAGGCTTTAGAGGGAGAGCTTGGCGCTACCAATACGATTTCTGGCGCAGATGAACAAGGCGTCGATGGCACTGCGACAAGTGAGGTTTCTGCGACAACCAACAATACTGTTGCTGGAGATAATGCCACTGATAGCGATCCTTTTGGTCTGGCTTCTCATCCTTGGTTGGCATTGGTATTATTGTTTTTAGCAGGGCTGGGTTTGGCATTGACACCATGCGTACTGCCAATGTTGCCGATCGTTGCCAATATCGTTGCCCGTGAGGAAAACCCAACGGTGAAACGCGGTGTTATTCTTACCACCAGTTACGCTATTGGCGTGGCAACGGCTTATGGTATTTTGGGCGCAGTTATCGCCGTGTTTGGTGAATCATTAGGCATTATCGGCTGGCTACAAAACCCCATTATCCTGATTGGTTTTGCGATTGTTTTTGTCCTACTTGCACTATATATGCTGGGTGTGTTTAGTATCCGCTTACCGAGATTTATTAGTAATAAAATGCAAGGCTTGAGTCAAGCAGGGGATAGTAAGCTGGGTAGTACGGGCGGTAGTTTAATCGCGGGTTTCTTATCTGCGCTCGTAGTATCGCCTTGTGTTTCTGCGCCATTGTTTGGAGCGCTGCTTGCCGTATCGACGATTGGTAGTCCATTACTGGGTTTTGCGGCTTTATTTATGCTGGGTTTTGGTTTATCCGCACCGCTTATCTTAATTGGTGCCACCCAAGGTAAAATTATGCCGAAAGCGGGCGCGTGGATGAACTGGGTTAAGCAAGGTTTTGCCTTATTGCTCTTTGCCGTTGCTTTATTATTAATTGAGCGCGTCTTTATCTCACCCGTGATGCTAATGTTATGGGCGTTATGGTTTATGGTTGTAGCGATGTGGGCGTGGAGTTGGTTGGGTAAAGGTCGTATGCTTACCCAAGCATTGGGATTAATCGCTGGTATTTGGGCCACCTGTTTAATCATCGGCGCGGCGTTGGGTAACGATGATAGTTTGCATCCGCTGGCATCTTTAAGTGCTGCTCCGATGATGCAGACGACTGGTCAGCCAGCCATGAGTAATACAACAGATAAAACCGTCACGACGCTGACTGAGTTAGATGCTATTATCGCCGCCAACCCTAAAGTGCTTGTCGATGTCACTGCTGAATGGTGTATCGAGTGCCGTATTATGGATAAAAACTTATTTCATAATCGTCCAGCGCAGATGCAGGATTGGCAGTTGGTGAGACTGGATATAACAGAAACTACTGACGATTCTAAAGCAATCTTAGCGCGCTATAAATTGTTTGGCCCGCCAGCATTGCTGTATTATCAAAACGGTCAGTTGACCAATCAACAAGTAGGTGAGATTGATCGTCCAGAATTTGAGCAAACGTTGACGATGCTTAATAACTGA
- a CDS encoding phospholipase A — MFSHITAQRRPMPLITARKNTLFQTRKHYLNIAVGLALTCLTVQVQAADKTQSDNELPVPEAAFEFEDYQVSQDANTAAQDRQVVSKEFIAQQAKLFFECTQVQTSAARLACFDKVAEEGKTPSYTTTKQPVDLAKTFQSTLSGNPQVVFVEEKSTIAGANNAATDSVARAPAINEGLDTVGLTQREAQVLENVGVTQKDIEKYTPLSLSYDLDKNSERGTWTVRPYRPTYVLPVFYTFDPNLDPSTPSQETESFTSNDIRNTELKFQLSLKTKVAEDLFDTSADLWFGYTQESHWQVYNEDNSRPFRATDYQPEIFLTQPVTADLPFGGRLRMLGAGAIHHSNGQDDPLSRSWNRAYLMAGAEWGKLSIVPRLWARVNSESSSSEDNPDIEDYMGYGDIKFLYDLPDQQSLSGTLRYNPSTNKGAVQVDYIYPLSENVNGFVQVFQGYGESIIDYNHENTSIGFGIVLNDWKGF; from the coding sequence ATGTTTTCCCATATCACCGCACAGCGCCGCCCTATGCCTCTTATTACCGCGCGCAAAAACACTTTATTTCAGACAAGAAAGCATTATTTGAATATTGCTGTTGGTCTAGCGTTAACCTGCTTGACCGTGCAAGTCCAAGCTGCCGATAAAACTCAGAGCGATAATGAGTTACCAGTACCGGAGGCAGCGTTTGAGTTTGAAGATTATCAGGTGTCACAGGATGCCAATACAGCTGCGCAAGATCGCCAAGTAGTCAGTAAAGAATTTATCGCCCAGCAAGCAAAATTGTTTTTTGAATGTACTCAAGTGCAGACCAGTGCCGCACGTTTGGCTTGCTTTGACAAAGTGGCTGAAGAAGGTAAAACACCGAGCTACACCACAACTAAGCAGCCAGTAGATTTGGCAAAAACCTTTCAAAGTACGCTTTCAGGTAATCCGCAAGTTGTTTTTGTAGAAGAAAAATCTACCATAGCTGGTGCTAATAATGCCGCTACTGACTCAGTCGCACGCGCGCCTGCTATTAATGAAGGTTTAGACACCGTTGGGCTAACGCAAAGAGAAGCACAAGTTCTAGAAAATGTTGGGGTCACTCAAAAAGATATCGAAAAATATACACCGCTTAGTTTATCCTATGATCTCGATAAAAACAGTGAGCGTGGGACTTGGACTGTCAGACCATACCGACCGACCTATGTATTGCCAGTATTTTATACCTTTGACCCTAATCTAGATCCAAGCACGCCGTCACAGGAAACTGAGTCTTTTACTTCTAATGACATACGCAATACTGAACTAAAATTTCAGTTGTCTTTGAAGACCAAAGTTGCCGAAGACTTATTCGATACCAGTGCTGATTTGTGGTTTGGTTATACCCAAGAGTCACATTGGCAAGTTTATAACGAAGACAACTCGCGACCATTCCGTGCTACCGACTATCAGCCTGAAATATTTTTGACTCAGCCAGTGACCGCAGACTTACCTTTTGGTGGTCGTCTTCGTATGCTTGGTGCTGGTGCCATTCATCATTCTAATGGACAAGACGATCCGTTATCACGCTCATGGAACCGTGCTTATCTCATGGCAGGGGCAGAGTGGGGTAAGCTATCAATCGTACCGCGCCTGTGGGCTCGAGTGAACAGTGAAAGCAGCAGCAGTGAAGACAATCCAGATATCGAAGACTACATGGGTTACGGTGATATCAAATTCTTATATGACTTACCTGATCAGCAGAGCCTGAGCGGTACATTGCGCTACAATCCAAGCACCAATAAAGGGGCGGTGCAAGTCGATTATATTTATCCATTATCAGAGAATGTTAATGGCTTTGTGCAGGTTTTCCAAGGCTATGGCGAATCCATCATCGATTACAATCACGAAAATACCTCTATTGGTTTTGGTATCGTACTGAATGATTGGAAAGGTTTCTAA
- the gspG gene encoding type II secretion system major pseudopilin GspG codes for MRNNQSGFTLIEIMVVIVILAILAGLVVPKVVGQSDKARVKTTETALATVSNALDMYKVDNSRYPTTAQGLEALTTPPAEAKNYPDGGYIKGGYPTDGWENEMQYVAPGSEGRPYDLFSLGADGQQGGEGQDADLYAQL; via the coding sequence ATGCGTAATAACCAGTCTGGATTTACTCTGATCGAGATCATGGTCGTGATTGTAATCTTGGCAATTCTTGCAGGCTTAGTTGTCCCGAAAGTGGTGGGACAAAGTGATAAAGCTCGCGTCAAGACCACTGAAACAGCGCTTGCTACAGTATCCAACGCCCTTGATATGTATAAGGTTGATAATTCGCGCTATCCGACTACCGCACAAGGTTTAGAAGCATTAACCACACCGCCAGCAGAGGCCAAAAACTACCCAGATGGTGGTTATATCAAAGGCGGCTATCCAACAGATGGCTGGGAAAACGAGATGCAATATGTCGCCCCAGGCAGTGAAGGTCGTCCTTATGATTTATTCTCGCTGGGTGCAGATGGCCAGCAAGGCGGCGAAGGTCAAGATGCTGATCTTTATGCTCAATTATAA
- a CDS encoding ComF family protein gives MRFLAPYQTGLWLAEYLDIRCQLCRVYRSTPQSQLSQNYLLSNISSLPTSDSIPHSLKPLPNDPSFFANLRQQFNHRFNSGLLCSHCHDSIAWLPKPFNVDIASDTVLSIQTATYYEYPLRQAIRAFKHHEDMTKLPLLLHAIRQLPRPHGCHHDNSVIVAMPTTEQRLLKRGFDPVSILSAQLSKHWQIPLWHGLKRIDDTVSQQGLTRAERLSNLDNAFVLIEKPPVKRLLLFDDVATTGASLQALGRTLLTSAETVTMSDIQANHKYHLSAYAVAHGNQS, from the coding sequence ATGCGATTTTTAGCGCCTTATCAAACTGGACTATGGCTGGCAGAGTATCTCGATATACGCTGCCAGTTGTGCCGTGTTTATCGCAGCACGCCACAATCTCAGCTATCTCAAAATTACCTCTTATCAAATATTAGTAGCTTGCCAACCTCTGATTCTATACCGCACTCCCTAAAACCTCTGCCAAATGATCCTTCGTTTTTTGCTAATTTGCGCCAGCAATTTAACCACCGTTTTAACAGCGGACTACTTTGCTCGCATTGTCATGACAGTATCGCGTGGTTGCCGAAACCCTTCAATGTTGATATTGCTTCTGATACGGTTTTATCTATCCAAACGGCGACTTATTATGAGTATCCGCTGCGTCAAGCGATCAGAGCTTTTAAGCACCATGAAGACATGACCAAATTGCCGTTATTGTTACATGCTATACGTCAGCTACCACGTCCTCATGGTTGTCATCATGATAATAGCGTGATTGTCGCTATGCCAACAACCGAGCAACGACTGCTCAAGCGTGGCTTCGATCCTGTCAGTATTTTATCCGCGCAATTGTCTAAGCATTGGCAGATACCTTTATGGCATGGTTTAAAGCGTATTGACGACACTGTCAGTCAGCAAGGGCTTACACGTGCTGAGCGCCTGAGTAATCTAGACAATGCTTTTGTTTTAATCGAAAAACCTCCTGTGAAACGCTTATTATTGTTTGATGATGTTGCGACCACGGGTGCCAGTTTACAAGCATTAGGACGTACACTGCTTACCTCGGCTGAGACAGTCACCATGTCAGATATTCAAGCCAATCATAAATACCATCTTTCTGCCTATGCTGTGGCGCATGGAAATCAGTCTTAA
- a CDS encoding protein-disulfide reductase DsbD domain-containing protein, translated as MFTNLPNSQAVTTNKRVSKVRHALAFAIMSTSLMTGLSMASMSAQAAGLGELFANNSASQSKFLPVDKAFQVISSTKATSKGTRLSINFDITPGHYVYKDQLTLSFPKGVSATPFTFSQSPVSIDDPTFGKVPVFTQKNMVATTTLTTNNGKGAKNAPIVIGWQGCAKAGLCYPPEKIKTTVDIAVTRK; from the coding sequence ATGTTCACAAACCTACCTAATTCACAAGCGGTCACCACAAACAAACGCGTTTCTAAAGTGCGTCATGCACTTGCATTTGCAATCATGAGTACGTCATTGATGACAGGGTTATCGATGGCCTCTATGAGTGCTCAAGCTGCAGGGTTGGGCGAGTTATTTGCTAATAATAGTGCTTCGCAATCGAAGTTTTTGCCTGTCGATAAAGCATTTCAAGTTATTAGCAGCACTAAGGCCACGTCTAAGGGTACGCGCTTATCTATTAATTTTGATATTACGCCAGGTCATTATGTCTATAAAGATCAGCTTACTCTCAGTTTTCCTAAAGGCGTGAGTGCAACCCCCTTTACTTTTAGTCAGTCGCCGGTCTCCATTGACGACCCAACCTTTGGTAAAGTTCCCGTTTTTACCCAAAAAAACATGGTAGCAACCACGACTCTAACTACTAACAATGGTAAAGGCGCAAAAAATGCACCGATTGTCATTGGCTGGCAAGGCTGTGCAAAAGCTGGGCTGTGCTATCCACCAGAGAAAATCAAAACCACGGTTGATATCGCCGTGACACGCAAATAG
- a CDS encoding McrC family protein — MINNSFSHKVIANNIYSANVNAFDVNTITVFEHQRLTAHDFLRVSDFHWLMAQEFAVFSIKRRQGQWQLKVGHYIGIILLPSGMTLEILPKLVAKTSSDQVAQQSYLSQNASHRHASHRPDIRQTRQWVQDMLSDLTNSSHAKNKLPNTKNLGQFSSQLSPLSIAVLPLSDWLITQFLQRLVHYRPSKHYQTQVDNQASLQGRLLIKEQLLHNSMQPHKFVCESSILSQDMLGNRLIKSTLVLMTPLFFQSTLSKADAPKFLQVWQRVAALSYQELTQLESIYKQAKRQLAAQPLRAPQLQAAQQLLDMAYWLLRQSNVATGNGIAPNKPFKQNLSSPRLCLLIDMNQAFEQWASMRIASMFQQVSQQYQPLYQTQSIWLTDAEGRACLSIRPDLLIYKTDANDNCQNQSSTAVIEAREKGHYSHVIDIKWKHLSQTASISASDAYQLMSYAQAYQAGQVWLVYPVQDNERLPVALSQQVHDYKKTDGANNLDKSHNATDEKVSPAPLWLVPFNVLTGTINGGLLPDWNRV; from the coding sequence TTGATAAATAATAGCTTCAGTCATAAAGTCATAGCCAATAATATTTATAGTGCCAACGTTAATGCATTTGATGTAAATACCATCACGGTGTTTGAGCATCAGCGTCTAACAGCGCATGACTTCTTACGGGTATCTGATTTCCATTGGTTGATGGCGCAAGAGTTTGCGGTATTTAGCATTAAGCGCAGACAAGGACAGTGGCAGTTAAAAGTCGGACATTATATAGGGATTATTTTACTGCCTAGCGGCATGACGCTTGAGATATTACCCAAACTCGTGGCAAAAACTTCTAGCGATCAAGTCGCGCAGCAATCATACCTTTCACAGAATGCCAGTCATCGCCATGCCAGCCATCGCCCCGATATCAGGCAAACTCGCCAATGGGTGCAGGACATGCTATCGGATTTGACCAATAGCAGTCATGCCAAAAACAAGCTACCCAATACAAAAAATCTAGGTCAATTTAGCAGTCAATTGTCGCCGCTATCGATAGCTGTACTGCCATTGTCAGATTGGCTTATCACGCAGTTTTTGCAGCGGCTGGTACATTATCGACCAAGCAAACACTATCAGACGCAGGTCGATAATCAAGCATCGCTACAAGGTCGACTGCTCATCAAAGAACAATTGCTCCACAACAGCATGCAGCCGCATAAGTTTGTCTGTGAGAGCAGTATACTGAGCCAAGACATGCTAGGTAATCGGCTGATTAAGAGCACGTTGGTTTTGATGACACCTTTATTTTTTCAATCAACGCTATCGAAAGCAGATGCGCCTAAATTTTTGCAGGTTTGGCAGCGAGTAGCGGCGTTGAGTTATCAAGAGCTGACACAGTTAGAGTCGATATACAAGCAAGCAAAGCGTCAGTTAGCCGCTCAACCGCTTCGAGCACCGCAATTACAAGCTGCTCAGCAGTTGTTAGATATGGCTTATTGGTTACTAAGGCAGTCCAATGTGGCAACAGGTAATGGTATTGCGCCAAATAAACCATTCAAGCAAAATCTGTCGTCTCCGCGTTTATGCTTGCTGATTGATATGAATCAAGCTTTTGAACAATGGGCAAGTATGCGCATTGCCTCGATGTTTCAGCAAGTGAGTCAACAATATCAGCCGTTATATCAAACGCAAAGTATCTGGCTAACGGATGCAGAAGGGCGCGCATGTCTGTCTATACGACCTGATTTGCTCATATATAAAACTGATGCTAATGATAATTGTCAAAATCAGAGTAGCACTGCGGTTATTGAAGCTAGAGAAAAAGGTCACTATAGCCATGTCATCGATATTAAATGGAAGCATTTATCGCAGACAGCCAGCATTAGTGCCAGCGATGCTTATCAACTGATGAGTTACGCTCAGGCCTATCAAGCAGGGCAGGTGTGGCTGGTTTATCCAGTACAAGATAATGAGCGGTTGCCAGTTGCGCTCAGCCAACAAGTGCATGATTATAAAAAGACTGATGGCGCTAACAACCTTGATAAGAGCCATAATGCTACTGATGAAAAAGTGAGTCCTGCGCCATTGTGGCTCGTACCATTTAATGTTCTTACTGGTACGATAAACGGTGGCTTGCTTCCTGATTGGAATAGAGTATAA
- the gspF gene encoding type II secretion system inner membrane protein GspF produces the protein MPAYHYKALDDHGSVQKGLLEGDSARQVRQQLRDKQWTPVEVSAVNDRQNQNKNRYKKPSAYELALLTRQLSVLLAAGIPLEETLAAVAKQSPKTHIKSLMLAVRSHVLEGLSLARALQQAASFPPLYIATIAAGEKSGHLDLILNQLADYTENRFALQKKIQGAMVYPIVLMVMAIGVIMGLMSFVVPKIVKVFEQSEQALPLITQIVLSLSNLITQWWWLMLLVLSGTAFLFYRFAQTQAGKLAIDSIVLRLPILARLSKGLNAARFASTLAILVRSGVPLIEALHIGAAVTTNLHIQKTIITAADRVTEGSSLSSQLEKSSYFPPMMVQMIKSGENSGELENMLSRAANMQEAEATNFISTLLSLLEPLMLVLMGVVVMIIVMAVMLPIVNMNDLAG, from the coding sequence ATGCCCGCTTATCATTATAAAGCGTTAGATGACCATGGCAGTGTGCAAAAAGGCTTGCTCGAAGGCGATTCTGCGCGGCAAGTTCGCCAGCAGCTGCGTGATAAACAATGGACGCCCGTTGAAGTCAGTGCCGTCAATGACAGACAAAACCAGAATAAAAACCGCTATAAAAAACCGTCTGCTTACGAGTTGGCATTGCTGACCCGTCAATTATCGGTATTATTGGCAGCGGGTATTCCGTTAGAGGAAACGCTTGCCGCCGTCGCCAAACAATCACCAAAAACCCATATTAAATCTCTCATGCTTGCCGTGCGCTCGCATGTATTAGAGGGTTTGAGCTTGGCGCGAGCATTGCAGCAAGCCGCCAGTTTTCCACCACTATATATCGCGACCATTGCGGCAGGGGAGAAGTCAGGTCACTTGGATTTAATCTTGAACCAGTTGGCAGATTACACCGAAAACCGCTTTGCATTGCAAAAGAAAATCCAAGGCGCAATGGTTTATCCGATTGTGCTGATGGTGATGGCAATTGGCGTGATTATGGGTTTGATGAGTTTTGTGGTGCCCAAAATTGTCAAAGTGTTTGAGCAGTCTGAACAGGCATTGCCGCTCATTACCCAAATTGTTCTTAGCCTATCTAACCTCATTACGCAGTGGTGGTGGCTGATGCTGCTAGTATTGTCAGGAACGGCATTTTTGTTTTATCGTTTTGCGCAGACGCAAGCGGGTAAGTTAGCGATAGACAGCATCGTGCTAAGACTGCCGATATTGGCGCGGTTATCAAAAGGGCTGAATGCAGCACGTTTTGCCAGTACATTGGCGATATTGGTACGCTCAGGGGTGCCGTTGATTGAGGCACTGCATATTGGTGCGGCGGTGACGACCAATTTACACATTCAAAAAACCATCATCACTGCGGCTGATAGGGTGACGGAAGGCTCAAGCTTATCGAGTCAATTAGAAAAGTCCAGTTACTTTCCGCCGATGATGGTGCAAATGATTAAAAGTGGCGAAAACTCAGGCGAGCTTGAAAACATGCTCAGCCGCGCCGCCAATATGCAGGAAGCAGAAGCCACTAACTTTATCAGTACCTTATTGTCGCTACTTGAGCCGTTGATGCTAGTGCTGATGGGCGTGGTAGTGATGATTATCGTAATGGCAGTGATGCTACCGATTGTCAATATGAATGATCTGGCAGGATAG